The following coding sequences lie in one Shumkonia mesophila genomic window:
- the soxB gene encoding thiosulfohydrolase SoxB, with product MVSRRDFLTASLALGAIAGSGMVGRWSQAAARQALSEADLLDFQGFGNVTLVHVTDLHGQLKPLYFREPSVNIGIGPVAALPPHLTGADFLKRYNIDTGSANAYALTSADFVALAETYGKMGGLDRIATIVRRIRGERGERVLLLDGGDTWQGSYTANATKGADMIEAMNALGPDAMTGHWEFTYGSERVKEMVEGLPYPFLAGNIYDAEWNEPVFEAYRIFDRGGVKVAVIGQAFPYTPVANPRWMMPNWSFGIREEDVVRNVKAARAEGADLVVLLSHNGFDVDRKLAGRVSGIDVILTAHTHDALPEPVKVGKTLLIASGSNGKFVSRLDLDVAGGTVRGFRYRLIPVFSDVIAADPEMAALVDRVRAPFETELKRELGRTESLLYRRGNFNGTFDDLICEALIAERDAEIALSPGFRWGTSLLPGQAITVEDLHNACAMTYPAAYRTTMTGALIKDILEDVADNLFNADPYYQQGGDMVRVGGMGYTIDVGAAMGSRISQMVLLRNGEPVDPAKSYVVAGWASVNEGTEGPAIWDVVEAHLKKNPVVRAPEARSVKLAE from the coding sequence ATGGTATCGAGGCGTGACTTCCTGACGGCGTCCCTGGCGCTGGGAGCGATCGCGGGATCGGGGATGGTCGGACGTTGGAGCCAGGCGGCGGCGCGCCAAGCGCTGAGCGAGGCCGATCTGCTCGATTTTCAGGGGTTCGGCAACGTCACCCTGGTTCACGTCACAGACCTGCACGGCCAGTTGAAGCCGCTCTACTTCCGCGAGCCCTCGGTCAACATCGGGATCGGACCGGTCGCCGCCCTGCCGCCCCACCTGACCGGTGCCGATTTCCTCAAGCGCTACAACATCGACACCGGTAGCGCGAACGCCTATGCCCTGACTTCCGCCGACTTCGTCGCCCTGGCCGAGACCTACGGCAAGATGGGCGGCCTGGATCGCATCGCCACCATCGTCAGGCGCATTCGCGGCGAACGCGGCGAGCGGGTGCTGCTGCTCGACGGCGGCGATACCTGGCAGGGAAGCTATACCGCCAACGCTACCAAGGGCGCCGACATGATCGAGGCCATGAACGCGCTCGGCCCCGACGCCATGACCGGACACTGGGAATTCACCTATGGCTCCGAGCGCGTCAAGGAGATGGTGGAGGGCCTGCCGTACCCGTTCCTGGCCGGCAACATCTACGACGCCGAATGGAACGAGCCGGTGTTCGAGGCCTACCGCATCTTCGATCGCGGCGGCGTCAAGGTCGCGGTGATCGGCCAGGCGTTCCCTTATACCCCCGTCGCCAATCCGCGGTGGATGATGCCGAACTGGAGCTTCGGGATTCGCGAGGAGGATGTCGTCAGGAACGTCAAGGCGGCGCGCGCCGAGGGGGCCGATCTCGTCGTTCTGTTGTCCCACAACGGCTTCGACGTTGATCGCAAGCTGGCCGGCCGCGTTTCCGGCATCGATGTCATCCTGACGGCCCATACCCACGATGCGCTGCCCGAGCCGGTCAAGGTGGGGAAGACCCTGCTGATCGCCTCGGGCTCGAACGGAAAGTTCGTCTCCCGCCTCGACCTCGACGTTGCCGGCGGGACCGTTCGCGGTTTCCGCTACCGCCTGATCCCGGTGTTCTCCGACGTCATCGCCGCCGATCCGGAAATGGCGGCGCTTGTCGATCGGGTGCGGGCCCCCTTCGAGACCGAGTTGAAGCGGGAACTGGGGCGCACGGAATCGCTGCTCTACCGGCGCGGCAATTTCAACGGCACCTTCGACGATCTGATCTGTGAGGCGTTGATTGCCGAACGCGATGCCGAAATCGCCCTGTCGCCGGGCTTCCGGTGGGGCACCTCGCTGCTGCCCGGCCAGGCGATCACGGTCGAGGACCTGCACAACGCCTGCGCCATGACCTATCCGGCGGCCTACCGGACGACGATGACCGGCGCGCTCATCAAGGACATCCTGGAAGACGTGGCGGATAACCTGTTCAACGCCGACCCCTACTACCAGCAGGGCGGCGACATGGTCCGGGTCGGGGGCATGGGCTACACCATCGACGTCGGCGCCGCCATGGGCTCGCGGATCTCGCAGATGGTGCTGCTCAGAAACGGCGAGCCGGTCGATCCCGCGAAGTCCTATGTCGTCGCCGGCTGGGCCTCGGTCAACGAAGGGACCGAGGGGCCGGCGATCTGGGACGTCGTCGAGGCGCATCTGAAAAAGAACCCGGTCGTGCGCGCCCCCGAGGCCCGCTCGGTCAAGCTGGCCGAATAG
- the soxA gene encoding sulfur oxidation c-type cytochrome SoxA, with product MMLRETLLKVGIATAASAIAAVSALAEPVNDELVIDGAKMVTQAKAPEGHPFDEVLSGWLFRTEETRALEADSFQNPGMLYVERGEQIWNTVEGTAGKSCASCHNDAAESMKGVAAAYPKWDADAERPMNIEVRINKCRAEGMGAEPYKFDAKEQKALTTFMRHQSLGVPVAVDLTKGQMQSWWNRGKDMYYTRTGQLNLSCASCHEQNNGKYIRADHLSQGNVNGFPTYRLKNADMVSLHSRFRGCIRDTRAEQPAALSDELMALEVYTTWRGTGLSVETPAVRQ from the coding sequence ATGATGTTGAGGGAGACTCTGCTGAAAGTGGGGATCGCCACTGCGGCATCCGCGATCGCCGCGGTGTCGGCGTTGGCCGAGCCGGTCAATGACGAATTGGTCATCGATGGCGCCAAGATGGTGACCCAGGCCAAGGCGCCGGAAGGTCATCCGTTCGACGAGGTGTTGTCGGGCTGGCTGTTCCGGACCGAAGAAACCCGGGCCCTGGAAGCCGATTCGTTCCAGAACCCCGGCATGCTGTACGTCGAGCGCGGTGAGCAGATCTGGAACACCGTCGAGGGGACCGCCGGCAAGTCCTGCGCATCCTGCCACAACGATGCGGCGGAAAGTATGAAAGGGGTAGCTGCCGCCTATCCCAAATGGGACGCCGATGCCGAGCGCCCGATGAACATCGAGGTCCGCATCAACAAATGCCGGGCCGAGGGGATGGGGGCCGAACCCTACAAGTTCGACGCCAAGGAACAGAAGGCGCTGACGACCTTTATGAGGCATCAGTCCCTTGGCGTGCCGGTCGCCGTCGACCTGACCAAGGGCCAGATGCAGAGCTGGTGGAACCGTGGCAAGGACATGTACTACACGCGGACCGGTCAATTGAACCTGTCCTGCGCGTCCTGTCACGAGCAGAACAACGGAAAGTACATCCGGGCCGACCACCTGAGCCAGGGGAACGTGAATGGCTTCCCCACCTACCGCTTGAAGAACGCCGACATGGTGTCTCTTCACAGTCGGTTCCGCGGCTGCATCCGCGATACCCGCGCCGAGCAGCCCGCCGCCCTTTCAGACGAACTGATGGCGCTTGAGGTCTACACGACCTGGCGCGGCACCGGCCTTTCGGTCGAGACGCCGGCCGTCCGTCAATAG
- the soxZ gene encoding thiosulfate oxidation carrier complex protein SoxZ, whose amino-acid sequence MATSKPRVKVPKTASAGEVITIKTLISHEMESGQRKDKQGNPIPRKIINKFSCEFNGMPVFSCDIDPAISANPYFEFNAKVPQSGTFKFAWVDDDGSIYAHEEAIEVK is encoded by the coding sequence ATGGCAACCTCCAAACCCCGCGTAAAAGTGCCCAAGACGGCGTCCGCCGGCGAGGTCATCACCATCAAGACCCTGATCAGCCACGAGATGGAATCGGGGCAGCGCAAGGACAAGCAGGGCAACCCGATCCCACGCAAGATCATCAACAAGTTCAGCTGCGAGTTCAATGGCATGCCGGTTTTTTCCTGCGACATCGACCCGGCGATCTCGGCCAATCCCTATTTCGAATTCAACGCCAAGGTACCGCAAAGCGGAACCTTCAAGTTCGCCTGGGTGGACGACGACGGCTCGATTTACGCCCACGAAGAGGCCATCGAGGTCAAGTAG
- the soxY gene encoding thiosulfate oxidation carrier protein SoxY, with amino-acid sequence MILTRRQALVLSAGAAAFALTGLRVGSAHANSDKTQKAIAEFAGGKTPQSGKITLTAPEIAENGNTVPVSVAVDSPMTEGSYVRSVMLLADGNPNPGVATFNFTPMSGSAAATTRMRLAKTQNVIAVAKMSDGSVYMDEKQVKVTIGGCGG; translated from the coding sequence ATGATCCTGACACGACGACAGGCGCTCGTTTTATCGGCCGGGGCGGCGGCTTTTGCGCTGACCGGCCTGCGCGTCGGAAGCGCCCACGCCAATTCCGACAAGACTCAAAAGGCCATTGCCGAGTTCGCCGGCGGCAAGACCCCGCAATCGGGTAAAATCACCCTTACCGCGCCCGAGATCGCCGAGAACGGCAATACCGTGCCGGTGTCGGTTGCGGTCGACAGTCCTATGACCGAGGGCTCCTATGTCCGCTCCGTCATGCTGCTGGCCGACGGCAACCCCAATCCCGGGGTCGCCACCTTCAATTTCACGCCGATGAGCGGCTCCGCCGCGGCCACCACACGCATGCGCCTGGCCAAGACGCAGAACGTCATCGCCGTCGCCAAGATGAGCGACGGCTCCGTCTACATGGACGAGAAGCAGGTAAAGGTCACGATCGGCGGCTGCGGCGGCTGA
- the soxX gene encoding sulfur oxidation c-type cytochrome SoxX yields MEAAVAKSLTGSPGDPAAGRKAFADKKLGNCLACHANQDMSEQLFHGEVGPPLDGVGSRYEPAQLRAILVNSKAVFGPDTVMPGFYSLEVGKNVAKTFVGKTILTADQVESIVAYLSTLKQPAN; encoded by the coding sequence GTGGAGGCCGCGGTCGCGAAGTCGCTGACGGGATCGCCCGGTGATCCGGCGGCCGGTCGAAAAGCTTTCGCGGATAAAAAGCTCGGCAACTGCCTGGCGTGTCACGCCAATCAGGACATGAGCGAACAGCTTTTCCATGGCGAGGTCGGGCCGCCGCTGGACGGCGTCGGGTCGCGCTACGAGCCCGCCCAACTGCGCGCCATCCTGGTGAATTCCAAGGCCGTCTTCGGGCCAGATACCGTGATGCCCGGCTTCTATTCGCTCGAGGTGGGAAAGAACGTCGCCAAGACCTTCGTCGGCAAGACCATCCTCACCGCCGATCAGGTCGAAAGCATCGTCGCCTACCTGTCGACACTCAAGCAGCCGGCCAACTAG
- a CDS encoding thioredoxin family protein encodes MLKHLVPALLILLTGLPAGAATLGEDGLHKEDWFSITFRDVREDIANAARDGKRLAMIFEQRGCIYCKKVHEEVLSDAQVRDYIRANYHVVQYNLYGDEEVTDLDGASLTEKTAARKWGIVFTPTILFMPEAAPDGLTASQAVVAAMPGAFQKGTFLDMFVWVREKGYEGAEDFQRYHARRIRERQTAGQANSD; translated from the coding sequence ATGCTGAAGCATCTGGTTCCCGCGCTGCTGATCCTGCTGACCGGCCTGCCGGCCGGCGCCGCCACTTTGGGCGAGGACGGCCTGCACAAGGAAGACTGGTTCTCGATCACCTTCCGCGACGTTCGGGAAGACATCGCCAACGCCGCCAGGGACGGCAAGCGGCTGGCCATGATCTTCGAGCAGCGCGGGTGCATCTACTGCAAGAAGGTCCACGAGGAGGTGCTGAGCGACGCCCAGGTTCGCGACTACATCAGGGCCAACTACCACGTCGTGCAGTACAACCTCTACGGCGACGAGGAAGTGACCGATCTCGACGGCGCGTCGCTCACCGAAAAGACGGCCGCCCGCAAGTGGGGCATCGTCTTCACGCCGACCATCCTGTTCATGCCGGAGGCGGCCCCCGACGGCCTGACCGCCAGCCAGGCCGTGGTGGCCGCCATGCCGGGCGCGTTCCAGAAGGGGACGTTCCTCGACATGTTCGTGTGGGTTCGCGAGAAGGGCTACGAGGGGGCCGAGGATTTCCAGCGCTACCACGCCCGGCGGATCCGCGAGCGCCAGACCGCCGGCCAGGCCAATTCGGACTGA